In Flammeovirgaceae bacterium 311, one DNA window encodes the following:
- a CDS encoding acyl-ACP desaturase, whose protein sequence is MIKLAYSRLEVMRHLEGFVEEGIEKFLKTVEKSWQPADLLPDATQENFFEKVKYLQESARELPYDFWAVLIGDTVTEEALPTYEAWLMSIEGIQQEKDSAWKEWVRKWSAEENRHGDLLNRYLYLSGRVNMREVEASTQYLIADGFDLQTAGDPYRSFIYTSFQELATNMSHGRVAALAKNADNADLARICAIIAGDEMRHARAYQSFVQKIFEVDPNEMMLAFEDMMRKKIVMPAHLLRETGGQIGSTFDHFSNAAQRLGVYTTHDYIQILQKLIKGWDIERIGDLNDKGEKARDYLMALPDRLKRIADRMKLPQLDYEFSWIGKRY, encoded by the coding sequence ATGATTAAATTAGCTTATAGCAGATTAGAGGTTATGCGCCACCTCGAGGGTTTTGTAGAGGAAGGAATTGAGAAGTTTCTGAAAACAGTAGAAAAGAGCTGGCAGCCAGCCGATTTGCTACCCGATGCTACACAGGAAAATTTTTTTGAAAAAGTAAAATACCTGCAGGAAAGCGCCCGGGAGCTGCCCTATGATTTTTGGGCAGTATTAATTGGGGACACCGTTACAGAAGAGGCACTGCCTACCTACGAAGCCTGGCTGATGTCTATTGAGGGAATTCAGCAGGAAAAAGACAGCGCCTGGAAAGAATGGGTGAGGAAATGGTCTGCTGAAGAAAACCGCCATGGCGACCTGCTTAATCGTTATCTCTATTTATCCGGCAGGGTAAACATGAGGGAAGTAGAGGCCTCTACCCAATACCTGATTGCCGATGGGTTTGATTTGCAGACAGCTGGCGATCCTTATCGTAGCTTTATTTATACCAGCTTTCAGGAGCTGGCCACCAATATGTCGCATGGCAGGGTAGCAGCCCTGGCTAAAAATGCCGACAATGCCGATCTGGCCAGAATATGTGCCATTATTGCCGGAGATGAGATGCGCCATGCCCGGGCATACCAGTCTTTTGTACAGAAGATCTTTGAGGTAGATCCTAATGAAATGATGCTGGCTTTTGAAGATATGATGCGGAAAAAGATAGTAATGCCAGCCCACCTGCTGCGGGAAACCGGTGGACAGATAGGCAGTACGTTCGATCACTTCTCCAATGCAGCCCAGCGACTGGGGGTTTACACCACCCACGACTACATCCAGATTCTTCAAAAGCTGATCAAAGGCTGGGATATAGAGCGTATTGGAGACCTGAACGATAAAGGGGAAAAAGCCAGGGACTATCTGATGGCCTTACCCGATCGCCTGAAGCGGATAGCGGACCGAATGAAACTCCCGCAGCTTGATTATGAGTTCAGCTGGATAGGAAAACGTTATTAA
- a CDS encoding histidine kinase hamp region domain protein (COG0840 Methyl-accepting chemotaxis protein), producing MRSKLGLVIGLCTFITSCILIIYTTTSARNQAIKAAHESGTAIARDYAGQVKAEIEKGLTSARTLAQTFASIKAEQNPLPLTRDGAHAILREVLIQNSSFYGANTSWEPNAFDGKDAEHADFDAAHDGSGRFIPYWFKDGGQILVETTQGYDKDAYYMIPKKTGAEVIIDPVTYTVNGSKISLITIVAPVLHNKKFYGLAGIDIASDWMQSMVKSSNLYDGKAHITIISHNGTIAASTQSDTLIGKKLEKIFPDEKGQLAALTKGEEESIFTDAYLKVNTPVYIGNSTTPWQVSLQIPSELILAEANSQMWKMIYISALLLITSLVILFAVVQKLLRPLDTMVRITQRVSEGDLTAEKVNAGKDEIGQMSHAFETLMAGLRKTTEFANQIGQGNLQAEFTALSDKDVLGHALLSMRDNLKAVAEEDKKRSWTTEGIAKFGDILRTNNDNYETLANSVLTELVKYLKANQGSMFIISGEGSEKYLELVATYAWNRRRYRDARFEIGEGLIGQAVLEKDYVYLTDVPANYINITSGLGDANPRSILIMPLKVNDEVVGALELAFFHTLEQYQIDFVEKVCENIALTLSTVQVNETTIHLLEEARQITEEKRATEEELLQNQEELQATQEEMNRTIQELRRENMLLQQGKQNF from the coding sequence ATGAGGTCTAAACTTGGCTTGGTTATTGGCCTCTGCACCTTCATTACTTCCTGTATCCTGATCATCTACACCACCACCTCGGCCCGCAACCAGGCCATTAAAGCAGCACACGAAAGCGGTACTGCCATTGCCCGCGATTATGCCGGGCAGGTAAAAGCAGAAATAGAAAAGGGCCTCACCTCTGCCAGAACCCTTGCCCAGACCTTTGCGAGCATCAAGGCAGAGCAAAACCCGCTGCCGCTTACCAGAGATGGCGCACATGCTATTTTAAGGGAAGTACTGATCCAGAACAGTTCTTTTTATGGTGCCAACACCAGCTGGGAGCCAAACGCCTTTGATGGGAAAGATGCAGAACACGCAGACTTCGATGCAGCCCATGATGGCAGCGGCAGGTTTATCCCCTACTGGTTTAAAGATGGCGGACAAATACTGGTAGAAACCACCCAGGGATATGACAAGGATGCTTATTATATGATCCCTAAAAAAACAGGTGCAGAAGTAATCATCGACCCTGTAACCTATACAGTTAATGGCAGCAAAATTTCCCTGATCACCATTGTAGCACCGGTACTGCATAATAAAAAGTTTTACGGGCTGGCAGGTATTGATATTGCCAGCGACTGGATGCAGAGCATGGTGAAAAGTTCTAATCTCTACGATGGCAAAGCGCATATCACCATTATTTCTCATAATGGCACAATAGCCGCATCTACCCAAAGCGACACCCTTATTGGAAAAAAGCTGGAGAAAATTTTCCCTGATGAAAAGGGGCAGCTGGCTGCCCTTACAAAAGGCGAAGAAGAGAGTATTTTTACAGATGCTTATCTGAAAGTGAATACTCCTGTATACATTGGTAACAGCACCACCCCCTGGCAGGTAAGCCTGCAAATACCTTCTGAACTGATCCTGGCAGAAGCTAATTCGCAGATGTGGAAAATGATTTACATCAGTGCCTTACTGCTGATCACCTCTCTTGTAATCCTGTTTGCGGTGGTGCAGAAACTACTCAGGCCCCTTGACACAATGGTGCGAATTACCCAAAGGGTATCAGAAGGCGATCTTACGGCTGAAAAGGTAAACGCAGGCAAAGACGAGATTGGCCAGATGAGCCATGCCTTTGAGACCCTCATGGCTGGGCTTAGAAAAACAACTGAATTTGCCAACCAGATCGGGCAGGGAAACCTGCAGGCAGAATTTACGGCACTAAGTGACAAAGATGTGCTGGGGCATGCGCTGCTGTCCATGCGCGATAACCTCAAAGCAGTTGCCGAAGAAGATAAAAAAAGGAGCTGGACTACAGAAGGGATTGCTAAATTCGGAGACATACTCCGAACCAACAATGATAATTATGAAACGCTGGCAAATTCGGTTCTGACTGAGCTGGTGAAGTACCTGAAGGCGAACCAGGGCAGTATGTTTATTATTTCCGGAGAAGGCAGCGAAAAGTACCTGGAGCTGGTGGCTACCTATGCCTGGAACCGCAGACGCTACAGGGATGCCAGATTTGAGATTGGAGAAGGACTTATAGGACAGGCGGTGCTGGAAAAAGATTATGTATACCTCACCGACGTGCCTGCAAATTATATCAACATCACCTCCGGTCTGGGCGATGCCAACCCCAGGTCTATCCTGATCATGCCGCTTAAAGTTAACGATGAAGTAGTAGGCGCCCTTGAGCTGGCCTTCTTCCATACACTTGAGCAGTACCAGATTGATTTTGTGGAGAAGGTTTGTGAAAACATCGCCTTAACCTTATCTACTGTACAGGTAAATGAAACAACCATCCATCTGCTGGAAGAAGCCCGTCAGATAACAGAAGAGAAACGTGCCACTGAAGAAGAGCTTCTGCAAAACCAGGAAGAACTGCAGGCTACGCAGGAAGAAATGAACAGAACGATACAGGAGCTAAGGCGGGAAAATATGCTGCTACAGCAAGGGAAGCAAAACTTCTAA
- a CDS encoding LytTR family two component transcriptional regulator (COG3279 Response regulator of the LytR/AlgR family), translating to MKFKCLIIDDEPLAINVIKTHLSHFNAFEVVYTFESAIDAFNYLSTNPVQLLFLDINLPGLSGIDFIKNLDQPPAVIVTTAYREYAVESFELDVLDYLVKPVAFPRFMKAIDKATSHLQQLDKPLAGAVQQPEPEDYIFVRADKKNIKVQHADILYIESLKDYIRIKTIYEDLIVHQNLSQFTSQLPAEKFLRIHRSFTVSCEKISSISGTKLYVGPKALPIGRIFQKEVKNSILNKAGAN from the coding sequence ATGAAGTTTAAATGCCTGATCATTGACGATGAGCCCCTGGCCATCAACGTCATTAAAACCCACCTGAGCCATTTCAATGCCTTTGAAGTAGTCTATACCTTCGAAAGCGCAATAGATGCCTTTAATTATCTTAGTACCAACCCGGTGCAGCTGCTCTTTCTGGATATCAACCTACCCGGGTTAAGCGGTATTGATTTCATCAAAAACCTGGATCAGCCACCGGCTGTTATTGTAACTACCGCCTACAGGGAGTATGCGGTTGAGAGTTTTGAGCTGGATGTACTCGATTACCTGGTAAAACCGGTTGCCTTCCCCCGTTTTATGAAAGCCATTGACAAGGCCACCAGCCATCTGCAGCAACTGGATAAACCACTGGCCGGAGCAGTTCAGCAGCCAGAGCCGGAGGATTATATTTTTGTGCGGGCCGACAAGAAAAATATCAAAGTACAACATGCTGATATCCTCTACATCGAGAGCCTCAAGGATTACATCCGGATAAAAACCATCTATGAAGACCTGATCGTGCACCAGAACCTGAGCCAGTTTACCAGCCAGCTGCCTGCCGAAAAATTTTTACGCATTCACCGCTCCTTTACAGTTTCCTGCGAAAAGATAAGCTCCATTTCCGGAACAAAGCTTTATGTTGGTCCCAAAGCCCTGCCCATTGGCAGAATCTTTCAGAAGGAAGTAAAGAATTCTATTCTGAACAAAGCAGGTGCAAATTAA
- a CDS encoding putative two-component system sensor protein, without kinase domain (COG3275 Putative regulator of cell autolysis) → MHTPADISLDSKATIRLESGKWRSGSLLKTPLFYHISFWLLYFLLNTMRWGSYFDDYVYSLKSNLVEFPIHIMLVYFNLYFLLPRFLRTNLSMYVLILFTAVLALSLLRIVLTYEFVTTDIWRESTVKQESLFNLNYVLAVFIGEIYVVGLTTAIKLGFDWVETQKLNRELERRNHETELSFLRSQVQPHFFFNTLNNLYSLTLDKSDRAPDTVLKLSELMSHVIYNGNKPRIELLVEVKHIQNYIDLETLRYGDKLDVAFEVEGVLEDKYVPPLILIPFIENSFKHGIQVRNGCIPLRIRLAVKDEHLFFTIWNLRNREPHAGGKAGIFHKGSGIGIQNTRRRLELIYDHNFDLEIQESAESFTVSLKVKLDEV, encoded by the coding sequence ATGCATACTCCTGCAGACATATCTCTTGACTCCAAAGCAACCATAAGGCTGGAATCCGGCAAATGGCGTTCAGGCAGTCTGCTGAAGACCCCCCTCTTCTACCACATTAGCTTCTGGCTGCTCTATTTTTTGCTGAACACCATGCGCTGGGGCAGCTACTTCGACGATTATGTATACTCCCTCAAATCGAACCTGGTAGAGTTCCCCATCCATATAATGCTGGTGTACTTTAACCTCTATTTTCTGCTGCCCCGCTTCCTGAGAACTAATTTGTCTATGTACGTCCTCATCCTGTTTACAGCGGTGCTGGCCCTTTCCCTGCTGCGTATTGTACTTACCTATGAGTTTGTAACAACCGATATCTGGCGGGAGTCTACCGTTAAGCAGGAGTCGCTTTTTAACCTGAACTATGTGCTGGCTGTATTTATCGGCGAGATATATGTAGTGGGGCTTACCACGGCTATCAAACTGGGTTTTGACTGGGTGGAGACCCAGAAGCTGAACCGGGAGCTGGAGCGGCGCAACCACGAAACAGAACTCTCCTTTCTGCGCTCCCAGGTACAACCGCATTTTTTCTTCAACACCCTGAACAACCTCTATTCGCTTACGCTCGATAAATCAGACAGGGCGCCTGATACCGTACTGAAGCTTTCTGAACTCATGAGCCATGTTATCTACAACGGCAATAAGCCTCGCATTGAGCTCCTGGTAGAGGTAAAGCACATTCAGAATTATATTGACCTGGAAACACTGCGCTATGGTGACAAACTGGATGTAGCCTTTGAGGTAGAGGGTGTGCTGGAAGATAAATACGTGCCCCCGCTCATTCTGATTCCGTTCATCGAAAACAGTTTTAAACATGGCATTCAGGTACGCAATGGCTGCATTCCACTGCGCATCAGGCTGGCTGTAAAGGATGAACATCTGTTTTTCACGATCTGGAACCTGCGCAACCGCGAACCTCATGCCGGCGGCAAAGCCGGCATTTTCCACAAAGGCTCCGGTATTGGCATCCAGAATACGCGGCGCAGGCTGGAGCTGATCTATGATCATAACTTTGATCTGGAAATCCAGGAATCTGCAGAGTCCTTCACTGTTTCACTAAAAGTTAAGCTCGATGAAGTTTAA
- a CDS encoding putative outer membrane protein (COG4771 Outer membrane receptor for ferrienterochelin and colicins): MEKLLHIFFLALLFGLAALPPAHAQLAVSGRVLETKSAQPLPGVTVLVKGTSTGTVTDVDGRFSLAVPNAATVLVFSFVGYNVEEVPVGNNTTFTVSLIESVDQLEELVVTALGIEKDTRGLAYTTQQLGGEELTRAKDPNLMNSLAGKVAGVTINRSAAGVGGSVKVNIRGNRSASGANQPLYVIDGIPLLNSSPSQPLNAFGGDRNTAGRDGGDGIANLNPDDIESINVLKGASASALYGSQAANGVIVITTKRGKKGVSRIDFSSNVTMEQPILLQDFQRQYGQPLNDDGSRNTTSPYSWGPELSGNEPVVDVKDFFRTGTSLINSLAFTGGTEHAQTYFSYANTYSEGILPTSDFKRHNFTLRQSTQLFDSKLRIDANINYLTQKAHNRPTSGFYFNPLTGLYLFPRGADFNQYSENFEVENIERRLMGQNWAFQEPTQQNPYWILNRNASDDNRNRIIGSATLKYNILPWMNVQGRLSVDRISDLFTHKIHATSVITPENGRYIREEQVQQQFYGDLLLNVNQQFNNISLSATLGTSINDTHIQGETFDSYNEGLHFANVFTVANLRPGSTITEISSRRQLQAVFASAQLGYKDVVYLDLTGRNDWASTLAFTPNGSYFYPSVGTTFILNEMITMPAAVSLAKLRASYASVGNDVPLFVTNPTHYISPGGNADFNTEAPFTDLKPEISSSLEFGADIGLFNNRLALNLTYYNTHTENQFLRIRTSSGTLYSYRYINAGDIQNKGVEAMLNYALVKNDRFSWTAGLNFSRNKNEVLELSNELDDDMVILTEQGSTSYSSVLKVGGSFGDIYGFVLDRADNGSLYVTEDGTPVKKRNEDGVLELERLGNPNPTWQLGVNNNISYRGINLDFLIDARVGGEVVSLTQAVMDQYGVSQATAEARNAGGIDVPAIVQETGEPFAGKIPADKYYGGIAGRDGVSSEYVYSATNVRLRELALGYQFPASLGFVKNLQLSFVARNLFFLYNEAPYDPEISMSTGNNLQGVDIFGVPTTRSYGLNLKVSF, encoded by the coding sequence ATGGAAAAGCTTTTACATATCTTCTTTCTGGCCTTGCTGTTTGGGCTGGCAGCCTTGCCGCCCGCCCATGCACAGCTGGCTGTAAGCGGCAGAGTGCTGGAAACAAAGTCTGCACAGCCATTGCCTGGCGTTACTGTTTTGGTAAAGGGAACTTCTACCGGTACTGTTACTGATGTAGATGGCAGGTTTTCGCTTGCTGTGCCAAATGCTGCTACAGTACTGGTTTTTTCTTTTGTAGGATATAATGTGGAGGAGGTGCCTGTTGGGAACAACACCACTTTTACCGTTAGCCTTATTGAAAGTGTAGACCAGCTGGAAGAATTGGTGGTAACTGCCCTGGGTATCGAAAAAGACACCCGGGGCCTGGCCTACACCACCCAGCAGCTTGGCGGAGAAGAACTCACCCGGGCAAAAGATCCCAACCTCATGAATTCACTCGCCGGTAAAGTGGCGGGCGTTACCATTAACAGGAGTGCTGCCGGAGTGGGAGGATCAGTAAAAGTAAACATACGGGGCAACCGTTCGGCCAGTGGAGCCAACCAGCCGCTCTATGTTATAGATGGCATACCCCTGCTTAACAGCAGCCCCTCGCAGCCCCTTAATGCTTTTGGCGGCGACAGAAACACAGCAGGCCGCGATGGCGGCGATGGCATTGCCAACCTCAATCCCGACGATATAGAAAGCATAAATGTGCTGAAAGGTGCTTCTGCCTCGGCCCTGTATGGTAGCCAGGCAGCCAATGGCGTGATTGTGATTACTACGAAGCGTGGAAAAAAAGGAGTGTCAAGGATAGATTTTTCCTCTAACGTTACCATGGAGCAGCCTATTCTGCTGCAGGATTTTCAGCGCCAGTACGGGCAGCCCCTCAACGACGATGGAAGCCGCAACACCACTTCGCCCTACAGCTGGGGGCCGGAGCTAAGTGGAAACGAGCCGGTGGTGGATGTGAAAGACTTTTTCAGAACAGGCACCTCCCTGATAAACTCCCTGGCCTTTACAGGCGGTACCGAGCATGCCCAAACCTATTTTTCCTACGCCAATACTTATTCTGAAGGCATTTTACCTACCAGCGATTTTAAGCGGCACAACTTTACCCTGCGTCAGTCAACCCAGCTGTTCGACAGTAAGCTTAGGATCGATGCAAACATCAACTACCTGACGCAGAAAGCGCATAACCGCCCCACCAGTGGTTTTTATTTCAACCCGCTAACAGGTCTGTACCTGTTTCCGCGTGGTGCAGATTTTAACCAGTACAGTGAAAACTTTGAAGTGGAGAATATAGAGCGGCGGCTGATGGGTCAGAACTGGGCCTTTCAGGAGCCTACCCAGCAAAATCCTTACTGGATCCTGAACAGGAACGCCAGCGACGATAACCGTAACAGAATTATTGGTTCGGCTACACTTAAATACAACATACTGCCCTGGATGAATGTGCAGGGTAGGCTAAGTGTAGACCGGATTTCGGACCTGTTCACCCATAAGATCCATGCTACTTCTGTGATTACCCCTGAAAACGGCCGCTACATCCGGGAAGAGCAGGTACAGCAGCAGTTTTACGGAGACCTGCTACTGAATGTGAATCAGCAGTTCAATAATATTTCCCTCTCGGCCACACTGGGTACCAGCATCAACGATACCCACATACAGGGAGAGACCTTCGACTCCTATAACGAGGGCCTACATTTTGCCAATGTATTTACCGTTGCTAACCTGCGCCCCGGCAGCACCATTACCGAGATCAGCAGCAGAAGGCAGCTGCAGGCCGTTTTTGCATCGGCACAGCTAGGCTATAAAGATGTGGTATACCTGGACCTCACGGGCCGCAACGACTGGGCTTCCACCCTTGCTTTTACACCTAATGGCTCCTACTTCTACCCATCGGTGGGTACTACATTTATCCTGAACGAGATGATCACTATGCCTGCTGCAGTTTCGCTGGCCAAACTACGCGCTTCTTATGCCAGTGTGGGTAATGATGTTCCCCTGTTCGTGACCAATCCCACCCACTACATCAGCCCGGGTGGAAATGCAGATTTTAATACCGAAGCACCTTTTACTGATCTGAAGCCGGAGATTTCTTCCTCCCTGGAGTTTGGGGCAGATATAGGTCTGTTCAATAACAGACTGGCCCTTAACCTTACCTACTACAACACCCACACCGAAAACCAGTTCTTAAGAATCAGGACCAGCTCCGGTACCTTATATTCTTACCGTTACATCAATGCCGGCGACATCCAAAATAAAGGGGTGGAAGCTATGCTGAATTATGCACTGGTGAAAAACGACAGGTTCAGCTGGACTGCCGGCCTTAACTTTTCCAGGAACAAAAACGAGGTGCTGGAGCTAAGCAATGAGCTGGACGATGATATGGTGATCCTGACCGAGCAGGGCAGTACCAGCTACTCCAGTGTGCTCAAAGTGGGCGGTTCCTTTGGCGATATATATGGATTTGTGCTCGACAGGGCCGACAATGGCAGCCTCTATGTAACCGAAGATGGCACACCGGTGAAGAAACGAAACGAAGATGGTGTGCTGGAACTGGAGCGCCTGGGCAATCCCAATCCTACCTGGCAGCTGGGTGTTAACAACAACATTTCCTATCGGGGCATCAATCTTGATTTTCTGATCGATGCAAGGGTAGGGGGCGAGGTGGTTTCGCTTACCCAGGCTGTGATGGACCAGTATGGTGTATCGCAGGCAACGGCAGAGGCCCGCAATGCCGGGGGTATCGATGTGCCGGCCATTGTACAGGAAACCGGCGAACCTTTTGCCGGTAAAATTCCAGCCGATAAGTATTACGGCGGCATTGCCGGCCGCGATGGGGTGAGCTCCGAATATGTATACAGCGCCACCAATGTGCGGCTGCGCGAGCTGGCACTTGGCTACCAGTTTCCCGCCAGCCTGGGCTTTGTGAAAAACCTGCAGCTTTCGTTCGTGGCCCGTAACCTGTTCTTCCTTTACAACGAGGCGCCCTACGATCCGGAAATTTCCATGTCGACCGGCAACAACCTGCAGGGGGTAGATATATTTGGTGTGCCCACTACCAGAAGCTATGGCCTGAACCTGAAAGTTAGTTTCTAA
- a CDS encoding glucosamine-6-phosphate deaminase-like protein (COG0363 6-phosphogluconolactonase/Glucosamine-6-phosphate isomerase/deaminase), protein MSYTLSLPHDQTHQVTGASEETRHEKIHTSIYEKSSEASLAVAMEIARLIREKQSRGEACVLGLATGSSPTSVYNELVRMHRQEGLSFQNVITFNLDEYFPIEPHSLQSYVRFMHEYLFDHVDIKQENIHIPDGTLPYELVDSYCREYDELIASYGGLDLQILGIGRTGHIGFNEPGSHINSKTRLITLDHLTRLDAASDFFGEAHVPRRAITMGVATIMKAKRIILMAWGEGKASIIKRTVEGEVSEQVPATYLQQHSNATVLLDSAAAADLVRINTPWLVRSCRWDCSLTKKAVIWLSLKQGKPILKLTGRDYNDNGMSDLVAELGPAYTINIHIFNQLQHTITGWPGGKPGADDTSRPERAAPAKKRVVIFSPHPDDDVISMGGTFIRLVDHGHDVHLAYQTSGNIAVFDEDVVRFADFFRDFSSLHEYFSAEGEQLYEQVVKSIRKKQPGEVDNQLVQSIKGLIRRGEAKAGCRSVGLPDSKTHFLNMPFYETGMVKKKPLGEEDIHIIVNLLEEIKPHQIYAAGDLSDPHGTHRVCLQAIFEALGQLREQPWMQDCRVWLYRGAWQEWDVNDIDMAVPLSPEELLRKRKAIFKHQSQKDTALFPGADPREFWVRAEDRNKATAKIYDRLGLAEYEAIEGFKRYYF, encoded by the coding sequence ATGTCATATACCTTAAGCCTGCCGCATGACCAGACCCATCAGGTTACTGGCGCTTCCGAAGAAACCAGGCATGAGAAGATCCATACCAGCATCTATGAAAAATCCTCTGAAGCTTCGCTGGCAGTGGCCATGGAAATTGCCCGCCTGATCCGGGAGAAGCAAAGCAGGGGCGAAGCTTGTGTACTGGGGCTGGCTACCGGTTCTTCGCCCACTTCAGTATACAACGAGCTGGTACGCATGCACCGGCAGGAAGGCCTTAGTTTCCAGAATGTAATCACTTTCAATCTGGATGAATATTTTCCCATAGAGCCCCATTCGCTGCAAAGCTATGTGCGCTTTATGCATGAGTACCTGTTTGATCATGTGGATATAAAGCAGGAAAATATCCACATACCGGATGGTACGCTGCCTTACGAACTGGTGGATTCTTACTGCCGGGAGTATGATGAGCTGATTGCTTCCTACGGTGGGCTGGACCTGCAAATCCTGGGTATAGGGCGTACGGGCCACATTGGGTTTAATGAACCAGGCTCTCACATCAACTCCAAAACACGCCTGATCACCCTGGATCACCTTACCCGGCTGGATGCTGCCAGCGATTTTTTTGGCGAAGCGCATGTACCCCGCCGTGCCATTACCATGGGGGTGGCTACCATTATGAAAGCCAAACGCATCATTCTTATGGCCTGGGGCGAGGGCAAAGCAAGTATCATTAAGCGTACGGTAGAAGGTGAGGTATCGGAGCAGGTACCGGCAACTTATCTGCAACAGCACTCAAACGCAACGGTGCTGCTGGATAGCGCCGCCGCTGCAGACCTGGTGCGCATCAATACCCCATGGCTGGTGAGAAGCTGCCGCTGGGACTGCAGCCTCACAAAAAAAGCAGTGATCTGGCTAAGCCTGAAGCAGGGAAAACCAATACTGAAACTCACCGGGCGGGACTATAATGATAACGGTATGAGCGACCTGGTAGCAGAGCTCGGGCCGGCTTATACCATTAACATCCATATATTTAACCAGCTGCAGCATACTATTACGGGCTGGCCGGGTGGCAAACCAGGTGCCGACGATACCAGCCGGCCGGAGCGGGCAGCTCCTGCAAAGAAAAGGGTGGTGATCTTCAGCCCTCATCCCGATGATGATGTGATTTCTATGGGCGGCACTTTTATCAGACTGGTAGACCATGGGCATGATGTACACCTGGCTTATCAAACCTCTGGAAACATTGCCGTTTTTGATGAAGATGTTGTGCGCTTTGCCGATTTCTTCCGGGATTTCAGCAGTCTTCATGAATATTTTTCAGCAGAAGGAGAACAGCTCTATGAGCAGGTGGTGAAAAGCATCAGGAAAAAGCAGCCGGGCGAGGTAGATAATCAGCTGGTGCAGTCAATTAAGGGCCTCATCAGGCGTGGCGAGGCCAAGGCGGGCTGTCGGTCTGTAGGCCTCCCTGACAGCAAAACCCATTTTCTAAACATGCCTTTTTACGAGACCGGAATGGTGAAGAAAAAGCCACTGGGGGAGGAAGATATTCATATCATCGTAAATTTACTCGAGGAGATAAAGCCGCACCAGATTTATGCCGCAGGCGATCTGTCAGATCCCCACGGCACCCATCGGGTGTGTCTGCAGGCTATATTCGAGGCGCTGGGGCAACTCAGGGAACAGCCCTGGATGCAGGATTGCCGGGTGTGGCTGTACCGCGGCGCCTGGCAGGAGTGGGATGTAAATGATATTGACATGGCGGTGCCCCTTAGCCCCGAAGAGTTACTGCGAAAACGCAAGGCAATCTTTAAACATCAGTCGCAGAAAGATACTGCTCTGTTCCCAGGGGCCGATCCGCGAGAATTTTGGGTACGGGCCGAAGATCGTAACAAAGCCACTGCAAAGATTTATGATAGGCTGGGGCTGGCAGAATATGAAGCAATTGAAGGATTTAAGCGTTACTATTTTTAA